TCATAGCCGCTGGATACCTCCACCTGGATTTCCCTGGGTTTGCCATCCGTATCGACCAGCACACGGAGCACCGTCGTGCCGCTGACCGGTTTCGCTTTCAGCGCTTCCGGGTACTTCGGTGGTTTCGCTTCGGTGTACCGAAGTTGCGTGCAGGATTCCGCCTTGGCAGGGACAACGATGACACTCGCGAGTGCAAGCGCGGCAAGAAAGTACTGCATGGGGAAAGAATCCGGCGAGGTCCAATCAGGAATCGTTGCGCAATCGGGGCCGCGCATCAATGCCATGACACGTCAGATGCCGACGCTCGAAGTCGTCCGCGCATAATCGAAACGGTCCAAATGATGGGTGGCACCAAATTGAAACGGTCCAAATGATGGGTGGCACCAAATTGGATGGGTGGCAACAAACTGGATGGGTGGCACCAAACGCACCAAACGCGCACCAAACCTGATTCTGTGCGCGCCGCAGTGCCCTGCGGCACTGCGGCGCCTGCTTGGTGCACTCAGTGCTGGTGGCGGCGATTACCCTTCGGGCAGTGGCAGGGCGCCGTCGGGCCGTATTCCATGCCGAAGGTGCGGCCGTCGCGGTGGCGCTGCCAGTAGAACGTCGGTGCCGGGCGTTGCTTGCCGCCGACTTCGGCCATGTCGGCGTCGACGTCGAACAGGCGGCCGTTCACCATCACGTAGCGCGTGTCGACTGTGGCCTGGATGTTTTCCAGCGGGTTGGTGTTGAGCACGACGAGGTCAGCGCGCTTGCCGGGGGTGAGCGAGCCGAGTTCCTTTGACATGCCGAGCATGTCGGCGCCGTCGAACGTCGCGGCGCGCAGGGCTTCGTGGTTGCTGAAGCCGCCCTGGGTCAGCATCCAGATTTCCCAGTGCGGCGCCAGGCCTTGCAGCTGGCCGTGCCCGCCGATCTGGATGCGGATACCGTTGTCGCGCAGGTGCTTGGTCGCCTTGGCGACTTCGATGTGATGATAGTCCCATTCCGGTGCCGTTTCGCGGCGTACCGAGCGTTCCTCCAGCGTCTCGCGCGGGAAGAAGCGCTTGAGCTTCTTGTCTTCCCAGATATTGCTGCGGGCATACCACCAGTATTCGCCCGAGAGGCCGCCATAAGTCACCACCAGGGTGGGCGTATTGCGCACGTCGGTCTGCTTCCACAGGTTTACGACATCGCCGTACAGCGGCGCGACGGGGATGTTGTGCTCGATGCTGGTCGCGCCGTCGAGAATCATCGGCAGGTTGTGGTTGAAGGTCGAACCGCCTTCCTCGACAACCAGCATGCCAAGCTCGCGTGCGGCCTGGTTGATCTGCTGATGCTGTTCGCGGCGAGGCTGGTTGTAGCTCTTCACGCTGAATGCGCCGTTCGCCTTCATGCGTCGCAGGTGGGCGCGCGCGTCGTCCAGCGAATTGACCACGGCCTTGAAGTCGCCATCGGCGCCATAAAGGATGGTGCCGGTGGAAAACACCCGCGGACCAACCAGGTCTCCGCTCTTCACCAGTTCCGCCTGGGAAAATACGGTTTCCGTCGTCGCGGAAGGGTCGTGCATCGTGGTGATGCCGAAGGCAAGGTTGCTGTAATACGCCCAGTTCGCCTGCGGCACGACGCCCGTGCTGAAGTGATTGGCATGCGCATGGACGTCCACATAGCCCGGCACGATCGTCTTGCCGCTGGCGTCGACCACGCGCGCATTGGATGGAACGGCAATATTGCGCCCCAGTGCCTTGATCGTGTCACCCTCGACGACGAGCGTACCGTCCTCGATCACCTCCTCGCCGTTCATCGTGACGAGGCGGGCATGGGTGAAGGCGACCACCTCCGTCGGCTTGTCGACGGCTGTCGTCAACCCGAGATCAATGCCCTTGAGCGATTCAGGCTTGGGCAGCGTGGCCGGCGCGCCCGGCACGAACGCGAAAGCGTCTTTCAGTTCGCGGGTGAAATAGCGGTTGCCGACCATCCAGTGCAGGCTGCGGCTGTCGCCACCCCAGTGCAGGTAGGAGCCGACGTCGGCGGAAACCTTGGTCACCGGAATGGCCGAGGAGTCCTTGTTCAGCTCGATCACGCCGCCGGTCTGCGGCATGGGCGTGACGTAGGCATTGAACAATTCAGTGAAGGCGACCCACCGGCCATCGGGACTGATCGACACGGAATCGACGTATTTGAGGTCAAAAATCTCGCGCGGCTCCTCACCATTGAGGCCGACGCTGGAGATCTTCTTCTTCAGATCGCCGCCGGTCAGGAAGATCACGCGCTTGCTGTCGCCGGAAAAGCGCGTCTCGACGCCTTCCTTGGCCACGCGCACCGGCTTTCCGCTGTCGATCGCCATGACGTAGACGCCGGTCTCGCCGCTGTTGAGCGAGCCTGTCAGCGAGCTGCCGGATTGCTTGGACCACACAACGTACTTGCCGTCTGGCGAGAAGGCCGGCGAATAGTAGAAACCCGGTGCGCTCGTGAGCGTCCGTTCACTGCCCGAGCGCAGGTCGCGCTCGACGATGGCGCCCTGCTTTTCGTCAGACCAGGTCGTATAGAGCAACTTCGAACCGTCGGCGTTGAAGCGCGGCTGGTATTCGAAGATGTCATTGCGCGTCGCAAGGCGCTGCGGTTTGCCGTCCGGCAAGGATTTGGTCCACAGATGCCCCAGCGCGTGGAAGACCACCGTCCTGCCGTCGGGACTCGTAGCGACGTCGCGGATCATCCGGGGTGCGAAGTGGTCACGGTCGAGCGGTTGTTCGAAGCGAAGCGGGGCGGCCACCGTCTGGTCCACTGCCGCAGAGAACGGAATGGCCGCCGGCTTGCCGCTCGCCGCGTCCACGCGCCACAGCTTGCCCTGGGCCCAGATGACGATGCTGCGCGAATCCGGCGTCCAGGCGAAGTTGGCATAGGGTCCGAAGATGGCCCAGGCTTCCTGCATGTCGTGGGAGAGGCCGTCCCAGAGTGGCGTCACTTCATTGGTGGAAAGGTCTACCTTGTGTAGAACGGATTTTTCCCGCACGCGTTTGACGAAGGCGAGCGACTTGCCGTCTGGCGAGGGCTGCGGTCGCACCGCGCCGCCCGGGGAGGAAACGACGTCGACGATATCGCCGGTCTGGCGATCCAGCCGCTTGATGGCGTAGATCGTGCCGTGCGGGTTCTTGTTGTACTGGAACGAGGGGCCCGGCGAGACATCTTCCGAGAAATACACATAACGCCCGTCCGGACTGACTGCCGGTTCGCCCAGGTCCTGCTGGTCATTCTTCTTCTTGGTCAGCTGCAGACCTTCGCCACCGGCGGTGTGGTACAGCCACAGCTCACCGGCACCGAGCGAACGTTCGGAGCTGAAATGCTTGCGGCCGATCAGGTACTGGCCGTCGGGGGTCCAGACCGGATTGTTGAGGAGACGGAAGTTCTCCTTGGTCACCTGCTTGGCGTTGCTGCCGTCGGTGCGGATGCGCCACAGGTTGTTGCCGCCGGCGCGATCGGACGTGAAGGCGATCTCCTTGCCGTCGGGCGAGAAGCGCGGCTGCACATCCCAGGAGGCGCCGCTGGTGACGCGCTTGGCCGTGCCGCCTTCTATCGGCAGGAGATACAGGTCGCCCAGCAGCTGGAACACGATCTGGCGGCCGTCGGGACAGACGTCCAGATCCATCCAGGTACCTTCGTCGGTGGTGAACTTCACGGACTTGGTCGCGCCGTGCGGGGCGTTCACGTTCCACTCCGGCGCCTTCTTTTCCTTGTCGGCGGCCAGGGCGGGTACGGCGAGAATCAGGCCCAGCGCGAGGGCCAACGGACGGTGCGTCATGCGTGTCTCCCCATCGAAAATGCGGTCGATGCTAGGACACGGCGCGCGCCGCCGGCTTGGGCTGGAAGTCCCGGGTGGTTATGACTTTTCCGGCCGATTCCGCGGCGAGGGCCCGGCCACGGACGGTGGACGGGCGCCTGGCTGCGTCGGCGGCAGGATCAGGCGGGTTGCACGTCGTGCAGCTTCCACACCCGGCCGGCCAGGAGATTCATGCGGTGCTTCACCACGGCGTGGGGCAGGCTGGTCACCACTTCCATCTCGGTGTGGAG
This genomic stretch from Tahibacter amnicola harbors:
- a CDS encoding amidohydrolase family protein, coding for MTHRPLALALGLILAVPALAADKEKKAPEWNVNAPHGATKSVKFTTDEGTWMDLDVCPDGRQIVFQLLGDLYLLPIEGGTAKRVTSGASWDVQPRFSPDGKEIAFTSDRAGGNNLWRIRTDGSNAKQVTKENFRLLNNPVWTPDGQYLIGRKHFSSERSLGAGELWLYHTAGGEGLQLTKKKNDQQDLGEPAVSPDGRYVYFSEDVSPGPSFQYNKNPHGTIYAIKRLDRQTGDIVDVVSSPGGAVRPQPSPDGKSLAFVKRVREKSVLHKVDLSTNEVTPLWDGLSHDMQEAWAIFGPYANFAWTPDSRSIVIWAQGKLWRVDAASGKPAAIPFSAAVDQTVAAPLRFEQPLDRDHFAPRMIRDVATSPDGRTVVFHALGHLWTKSLPDGKPQRLATRNDIFEYQPRFNADGSKLLYTTWSDEKQGAIVERDLRSGSERTLTSAPGFYYSPAFSPDGKYVVWSKQSGSSLTGSLNSGETGVYVMAIDSGKPVRVAKEGVETRFSGDSKRVIFLTGGDLKKKISSVGLNGEEPREIFDLKYVDSVSISPDGRWVAFTELFNAYVTPMPQTGGVIELNKDSSAIPVTKVSADVGSYLHWGGDSRSLHWMVGNRYFTRELKDAFAFVPGAPATLPKPESLKGIDLGLTTAVDKPTEVVAFTHARLVTMNGEEVIEDGTLVVEGDTIKALGRNIAVPSNARVVDASGKTIVPGYVDVHAHANHFSTGVVPQANWAYYSNLAFGITTMHDPSATTETVFSQAELVKSGDLVGPRVFSTGTILYGADGDFKAVVNSLDDARAHLRRMKANGAFSVKSYNQPRREQHQQINQAARELGMLVVEEGGSTFNHNLPMILDGATSIEHNIPVAPLYGDVVNLWKQTDVRNTPTLVVTYGGLSGEYWWYARSNIWEDKKLKRFFPRETLEERSVRRETAPEWDYHHIEVAKATKHLRDNGIRIQIGGHGQLQGLAPHWEIWMLTQGGFSNHEALRAATFDGADMLGMSKELGSLTPGKRADLVVLNTNPLENIQATVDTRYVMVNGRLFDVDADMAEVGGKQRPAPTFYWQRHRDGRTFGMEYGPTAPCHCPKGNRRHQH